The Desulfovibrio sp. Fe33 genome contains the following window.
GCGTAGCCCCGGCCCAAGGTCTGGACCTCCAGGTCGCCGCGTTCGAGGTAGAGCTTGTTGATGTCCGTGATTTCAAGCTCCCCGCGTGCCGACGGCTTGAGCGAGCGAGCCATGTCGATGACGTCGTTGTCGTAGAAGTAGAGGCCCGTGACGGCGTATTTCGATTTGGGATTGGCCGGTTTTTCCTCGATGGAGAGCGCCTTGAAGTTCTTGTCGAATTCCACCACGCCGTAGCGCTCCGGGTCCTTGACCATGTAGGCGAAGACCAGGCCGCCCTTTTGGAGTCGGCCTGCGGATTTCAGGATGGAGCCGAGGCCGTGGCCGTGGAAAATGTTGTCGCCCAGCACCAGGCAGACGTTGTCGCCGCCGATGAACTCCTCGCCGATGAGAAACGCCTGGGCCAGCCCTTCCGGTTTGGGCTGCTCGCGGTAGCTCAGGTTCAGGCCGAGTTGGGAGCCGTCGCCGAGGAGCTTTTG
Protein-coding sequences here:
- the rfbA gene encoding glucose-1-phosphate thymidylyltransferase RfbA, producing MKGIILAGGSGTRLHPLTRVVSKQLLPVYDKPMIYYPLSTLMLADIRDILIISTPHDLPNFQKLLGDGSQLGLNLSYREQPKPEGLAQAFLIGEEFIGGDNVCLVLGDNIFHGHGLGSILKSAGRLQKGGLVFAYMVKDPERYGVVEFDKNFKALSIEEKPANPKSKYAVTGLYFYDNDVIDMARSLKPSARGELEITDINKLYLERGDLEVQTLGRGYAWLDMGTHESLHGASGFVRAVQARQGYVISSPEEIGYRMGFISRDQLMRLASEMSNNDYGRYLMEVAKEAQGMF